TTTTATTATTTAACGAAACAATCGATATAGGTTCTATAAACACTGTTGATCCACTTGATGATCTATCGTGCTCTATCCCTTTAATAAGTCCTTTAAAATCTGTTTTAACTGGTATTACACTTCTTCCATCTCTTGTTGTTATTATCTTTTCTTGTATAGCTTTAGAGTAATTTGGATTAGTGAATAACTCTTCAAATTTTCTCTTAATATTTGCTACCATATTTTTCTTTTGAAATCTTAACTCTCTTAGCTCTATAGAAGCATCATCTTTTATATTTTTATCTGGATCTATAGCTTTATTTATTAAATCTTCTAAATTTTTAAATGTTGGTATATTTATAAATTTACCTCTTAAATCTTTATATTTTTCTAAAGTTTCTAATCTTCCTTTAAAAATTCTAAAAATTCTTAAATTTATATTTATAGACCACAAGTCTTCTGGCTCTAAATACATCCCAACAAGTTGAGCTTTTCTTGTGATATTTGTTATATCTTTCATTCCTGCTGGCTCAAATCCACCGTCAAACTTTAAAAAATCCATAAAATCTCTGATTATCTCTAATTCTTTTCTTAAAGAGTTTATATCTTTAAATGGCTCTAAATCAAGTATTTTTTCTTGATTTTCTTCAATAGTCATATAATGTGATAACTCTTCTCTTAATTTGTTAAACTCTAATACTTTATAGCTATGAATATTCATATTACATATCACCTTTTCTATATATATTTTACCTTGTTATTATAGCATATTTAATGTTTTTTATAAACTATTCCAAATAATTTAAAAAATACCTTGATATTTTCTTTCAGTAATGGTATAATAATTTGCATGTTTATAACGAAAGCGAGGTGTAAATAGAATGCAAAGATGTGAAATTACTGGAAAAGGAATGACTTTCGGAAATCAAATTTCTCACTCTCACAGAGTAACAGGAAGAGTTTGGAAGCCTAACTTACAAACAACTAAAGTTGTTATCAACGGTGTTACTGTTAAAGTTAAAGTTTGTACTAAAACTTTAAAGACTTTAAAGAGTGCTAACGAGGTTGAAGTTATGCAAATCCTTAAAGCAAATGCTAATACTCTAAGTGCTAGACTTAGAAAAATATTAAGCAAATAATGCTTATAAAAAAAGACAGCTTTAAATAAAAAAGCCTGTCTTTTTTTTATTTTTGTAACTATATTTATTTTCATATTTTTAATATATATAATCTAGTATAGAAAAAGAGGTTGAAGATTTAATCTTCAACCTCATTAATTTTACTTCTCTACTCTTGTATATGGAATAAGAGCGATGTTTCTAGCTCTCTTAACAGCTTTAGCTATCTTTCTTTGTAACTTAGCGTTAGCTCCAGTTACTCTAGAAGGATTGATTCTTCCTTTATCAGAAACGAATCTCTTTAGTAAATCAACATTTTTGTAATCGATTTCTTCAGCTTTAACTCTTAATTTTGCTCTTCTTCTTCTGAATTCTGCCATTCTAATAACCTCCTTATTTGAGAATAAACGTCTTCTTTAGTTTTAATTAGTCGTTCTTAATTACGATGTATCTCATAACTTCTTCAGTTATGTTAAGCTTTGACTCAACCTCAGTTAACTTAGTACCGTCCATCTCTAAAGTAGTTAGTACGTAGAATCCTGTTTTCTTCTTATCGATTGGATAAGCAAGCTTTCTCTCTCCCCACTTCTCAGATTTAAGAACAGTTGCTCCAGCTGTAGTTAATATGTTGTTAACTTTAGCTATTACAGTTTCTCTTCCCTCTTCTAATATAGTTGGGTTGATGATGAACATTAATTCATACTTTTTCATGTTATTACCTCCTCCCTATGGTTTTAGCCCAAAATACACAATGATCTTGAGCAGGGCATTATTAATTCTAACATAGAATCAATAATTTTACAAGCATTTTT
This genomic window from Cetobacterium somerae ATCC BAA-474 contains:
- the rpsF gene encoding 30S ribosomal protein S6 gives rise to the protein MKKYELMFIINPTILEEGRETVIAKVNNILTTAGATVLKSEKWGERKLAYPIDKKKTGFYVLTTLEMDGTKLTEVESKLNITEEVMRYIVIKND
- the rpsR gene encoding 30S ribosomal protein S18, whose product is MAEFRRRRAKLRVKAEEIDYKNVDLLKRFVSDKGRINPSRVTGANAKLQRKIAKAVKRARNIALIPYTRVEK
- the rpmB gene encoding 50S ribosomal protein L28 yields the protein MQRCEITGKGMTFGNQISHSHRVTGRVWKPNLQTTKVVINGVTVKVKVCTKTLKTLKSANEVEVMQILKANANTLSARLRKILSK